Proteins from one Burkholderiaceae bacterium DAT-1 genomic window:
- the phoU gene encoding phosphate signaling complex protein PhoU translates to MSEHISKQFDADLESARAQVMAMGGLVEEQFRDAIGTIGAGDPQVIAKVIETETQVNAMHMDIDNVCVHIIARRQPAASDLRMVLTVIKVINDLERIGDKAVKIVRRARQIAENGRISVPRLSDLTYQAELATNMLHTALDGFARMDSSVAVQVAREDMKLDEEFNAIQRQLITFMMEDPRTITLALEIIDIAKAIERVGDHAKNIAEYVVYLVKGKDVRHSSVEMLEREVLG, encoded by the coding sequence ATGTCTGAACATATTTCCAAGCAGTTCGATGCCGATCTTGAATCGGCTCGCGCGCAAGTGATGGCCATGGGCGGATTGGTCGAAGAGCAATTCCGCGATGCAATCGGCACGATTGGTGCGGGTGATCCCCAAGTGATTGCCAAGGTGATCGAGACCGAAACGCAGGTCAATGCCATGCATATGGACATCGATAATGTCTGCGTACACATCATTGCCCGTCGTCAGCCTGCGGCCAGCGATCTGCGTATGGTGCTGACCGTGATCAAGGTGATCAATGATCTGGAGCGCATTGGCGACAAGGCCGTGAAAATTGTCCGCCGCGCCCGTCAGATCGCCGAAAACGGCCGTATCAGCGTGCCGCGTTTGTCGGATCTGACCTATCAGGCTGAATTGGCAACCAATATGCTGCATACTGCGCTGGATGGATTTGCCCGCATGGATTCCAGCGTAGCGGTGCAGGTTGCACGTGAAGACATGAAACTGGACGAAGAATTCAATGCGATTCAGCGTCAGCTGATCACCTTCATGATGGAAGATCCGCGTACGATTACGCTGGCGCTGGAAATCATCGACATTGCTAAAGCAATCGAGCGTGTGGGTGACCATGCCAAGAATATCGCCGAATATGTGGTGTATCTGGTCAAAGGGAAGGATGTCCGTCATTCTTCCGTGGAAATGCTCGAACGCGAGGTGCTGGGCTGA
- the rpiA gene encoding ribose-5-phosphate isomerase RpiA → MDQNAMKKAAAEAAIQYVEDNSIVGIGTGSTANYFIDALATIKGRIEGAVASSEASAARLKSHGIPVFDLNSIDKMPIYVDGADEINEFMHMIKGGGGALTREKIVAEVADKFICIADHSKLVKILGAFPLPVEVIPMARSQVARALVKLGGQPVLREGFTTDNGNIILDVHGLQIAEPAKLEGEINQIVGVVCNGLFARRRADVFLMGTPDGVKTLK, encoded by the coding sequence ATGGATCAGAATGCAATGAAAAAGGCTGCGGCCGAAGCAGCAATTCAGTATGTGGAAGATAACAGCATCGTCGGTATCGGTACTGGCTCGACGGCCAACTACTTTATCGATGCGCTGGCTACCATCAAGGGTCGCATTGAAGGCGCCGTGGCGAGCTCCGAAGCCTCTGCTGCACGCCTGAAGTCGCATGGCATTCCGGTATTTGATCTGAACAGCATCGACAAAATGCCGATCTATGTGGATGGTGCAGATGAAATCAATGAATTCATGCACATGATCAAAGGCGGTGGCGGTGCACTGACCCGTGAAAAGATCGTGGCCGAAGTCGCAGACAAGTTTATCTGCATTGCCGACCATAGCAAGCTGGTCAAGATTCTTGGGGCGTTCCCGCTGCCAGTTGAGGTGATCCCGATGGCGCGCAGCCAGGTGGCGCGTGCGCTGGTGAAGCTGGGTGGTCAGCCGGTGTTGCGTGAAGGCTTCACAACTGACAACGGCAATATTATTCTCGATGTGCACGGTTTGCAGATTGCCGAGCCTGCCAAGCTGGAAGGTGAAATCAATCAAATCGTGGGTGTCGTGTGCAATGGGCTGTTTGCCCGTCGCCGTGCCGATGTGTTCCTGATGGGTACGCCGGACGGTGTCAAAACCCTGAAGTAA
- a CDS encoding NAAT family transporter codes for METSSFISAVILLVLVTDPVGNVPLFIGLLRQVAPERRRTIIIREVLFAFLILLFFLFFGQHILDLMHLSDTSLGIAGGVILFLIALKMVFPQPEGIFGDQVKGEPFLVPLAIPFIAGPSAIATVLLLVSREPHRIFEWIGALSIAMLVSAVVLGFSEQIANFLGEKVTMAIERLMGLILTAISIEMLLGGIEKFVHHLQAPIGG; via the coding sequence ATGGAAACCTCTTCCTTTATTTCCGCCGTGATCCTGCTGGTGCTAGTCACTGATCCAGTTGGTAACGTGCCCTTGTTTATCGGACTGTTGCGCCAGGTTGCACCGGAGCGCCGCCGTACCATCATTATTCGCGAAGTGCTGTTTGCGTTCCTGATCCTGCTGTTTTTCCTGTTCTTTGGTCAGCATATCCTGGATCTGATGCACCTCAGTGATACGTCGCTGGGGATTGCCGGTGGCGTGATCCTGTTTCTGATTGCGCTGAAAATGGTGTTTCCGCAGCCAGAAGGCATCTTTGGCGATCAGGTGAAGGGCGAACCCTTCCTTGTGCCGCTCGCCATTCCATTTATTGCAGGTCCGTCGGCCATTGCAACGGTACTGCTCTTGGTATCACGCGAGCCACACCGTATCTTCGAATGGATTGGCGCCTTGTCGATTGCTATGCTGGTCTCTGCAGTGGTACTCGGGTTTTCCGAACAAATTGCCAATTTCCTTGGCGAAAAGGTCACCATGGCCATCGAACGTCTCATGGGTTTGATCCTGACCGCGATATCCATTGAGATGCTGCTGGGCGGGATCGAGAAATTTGTGCATCACCTGCAGGCCCCCATTGGCGGCTGA
- a CDS encoding ABC transporter substrate-binding protein, producing the protein MRALLITMLSLMASAPVVAKEIVLGQIVNLRGDVADSCRDFNAGAQTYLDMINAKGGIAGDRVVLRSRQESADGSDALSLSRELVEREGAVALFGFCGGSAAKRVVSSAWFSSADVPMLAPFSGSDALRGSKVGPVFHVRAGNSEEAVKLVKTLKGFGLSRVALVASRDEEGRDGGAAYINALSQFGVKPAVQLNLQPNGDNVASIVKQIEASGTQAVLVAASTVATASLVGELKVKRPGTMIFAFSEVNHITLGDYLGSSAAAQGVMIATLMPSPYFAVTPIAREHIKAMRQFRDEPPSQATLEGYVAARVAVEAIRRAPRKNAASDVLQALSHLGTLDLGGYKLNVSRGQSGSNFVDVAVVANNGKLLN; encoded by the coding sequence ATGCGCGCACTTCTGATTACTATGCTCAGCCTGATGGCATCTGCACCTGTGGTGGCCAAAGAGATCGTTCTTGGCCAGATCGTCAATTTGCGAGGCGATGTGGCGGACAGCTGCCGTGACTTCAATGCCGGTGCACAAACCTACTTGGACATGATCAATGCCAAGGGTGGGATTGCAGGTGATCGAGTCGTGCTGCGCTCGCGCCAGGAATCAGCCGATGGCTCCGATGCACTGAGTCTGAGCCGCGAACTTGTCGAGCGTGAAGGCGCAGTGGCGCTGTTTGGTTTCTGCGGCGGTTCTGCTGCCAAGCGCGTTGTATCCAGTGCCTGGTTTTCCTCCGCCGATGTCCCCATGCTTGCGCCCTTTTCCGGTTCGGATGCTTTACGTGGCAGCAAAGTGGGGCCGGTATTTCATGTGCGAGCCGGTAATAGCGAAGAAGCTGTCAAACTGGTCAAGACGCTCAAGGGATTTGGACTGAGTCGCGTAGCGCTGGTGGCGAGCCGCGATGAAGAAGGGCGCGATGGCGGGGCTGCTTACATCAATGCGCTCTCGCAATTCGGGGTCAAGCCTGCTGTGCAGCTAAACCTTCAGCCAAATGGTGACAACGTGGCCAGTATTGTCAAACAGATTGAAGCCAGCGGCACGCAGGCCGTGCTGGTGGCGGCTTCTACAGTGGCCACGGCGTCACTGGTGGGGGAGTTGAAGGTGAAACGACCCGGCACAATGATCTTCGCCTTTTCCGAAGTTAACCACATCACACTGGGCGATTATCTCGGCAGTAGTGCTGCCGCGCAGGGCGTGATGATTGCCACGCTCATGCCCTCGCCCTATTTTGCCGTGACGCCCATTGCCCGGGAACACATCAAGGCCATGCGCCAGTTCCGCGATGAACCGCCGTCACAGGCGACGCTTGAAGGCTATGTCGCAGCCCGAGTCGCCGTGGAAGCGATTCGCCGTGCGCCGCGTAAAAATGCGGCCAGCGATGTTCTGCAGGCGCTCAGTCATCTTGGCACATTGGATTTGGGTGGGTACAAGCTCAATGTGAGTCGCGGACAGTCCGGCTCCAACTTTGTCGATGTGGCTGTCGTGGCAAATAATGGCAAGTTGTTGAATTAA
- the mpl gene encoding UDP-N-acetylmuramate:L-alanyl-gamma-D-glutamyl-meso-diaminopimelate ligase, translating into MHIHILGICGTFMGGIAQLARAAGHTVTGCDAGVYPPMSTQLEAAGIHLIEGYDASQLKLGADLYVVGNVVTRGNPLMEGILNAGLPYISGPQWLAEHILRGGNSPRWTLAVAGTHGKTTTSSMLAWILEFAGLAPGFLIGGVPQNFGVSARLPGEPVAEPGGQSPFFVIEADEYDTAFFDKRSKFVHYRPRTAVLNNLEFDHADIFADLAAIETQFHHLVRTVPSTGLIVVNGREASLDRVLTRGCWTPVERFGSDAGWQAGTADAAGHFEVILDGKVQGTVRWDILGEHNRHNALAALAAARHVGVTPEVGIAALAEFQSVKRRMEVRGVVNGITVYDDFAHHPTAIDTTVAGLRARVGSARILAVLEPRSNTMKLGTMKSQLPDALREANHAYCYAAKLGWDAAEALAPMGERASCYDDLDTMVARIVADARPGDQILVMSNGGFGGVHEKLLSALRSSSV; encoded by the coding sequence ATGCATATCCATATTCTCGGCATTTGCGGCACCTTCATGGGCGGGATTGCCCAGCTGGCGCGTGCTGCAGGTCACACAGTCACCGGATGTGATGCCGGTGTCTATCCACCCATGAGTACCCAGCTGGAAGCTGCGGGGATTCATCTCATTGAAGGCTATGACGCCTCTCAGCTCAAGCTGGGTGCGGATTTATATGTAGTCGGAAATGTGGTCACACGCGGCAACCCGCTGATGGAAGGCATTCTCAATGCGGGTTTACCCTACATCTCTGGCCCGCAATGGCTGGCCGAACACATTCTGCGCGGTGGCAACTCACCCCGATGGACGCTGGCCGTGGCTGGCACGCATGGTAAAACCACAACGAGTTCCATGCTGGCGTGGATCCTGGAGTTTGCCGGATTGGCGCCGGGCTTTCTGATTGGCGGCGTGCCGCAAAACTTTGGCGTATCAGCCCGACTGCCGGGCGAGCCTGTAGCAGAGCCCGGGGGGCAGTCGCCGTTTTTCGTGATCGAGGCCGATGAATACGACACAGCATTTTTCGACAAGCGTTCGAAATTTGTTCACTACCGGCCACGCACGGCGGTCCTGAACAATCTGGAATTCGATCACGCCGACATCTTTGCTGATCTGGCGGCCATCGAAACCCAGTTCCACCATCTGGTTCGGACGGTGCCCTCTACCGGGCTGATCGTCGTCAATGGCCGTGAGGCCAGCCTTGATCGCGTGCTGACACGCGGCTGCTGGACGCCTGTCGAACGCTTTGGCAGCGATGCCGGATGGCAAGCGGGCACTGCGGATGCGGCAGGCCACTTCGAGGTAATACTGGATGGCAAAGTACAGGGGACGGTACGCTGGGACATTCTCGGAGAGCATAATCGGCACAATGCGCTGGCTGCACTGGCGGCTGCGCGCCACGTGGGCGTCACGCCAGAGGTAGGGATTGCGGCCCTGGCCGAATTCCAGAGTGTGAAGCGTCGCATGGAAGTACGCGGCGTGGTGAACGGTATCACTGTTTACGATGATTTTGCACACCATCCCACCGCCATTGATACCACTGTAGCGGGTCTGCGCGCCCGTGTAGGATCTGCGCGCATTCTGGCAGTGCTGGAGCCGCGCTCTAACACCATGAAGCTCGGTACGATGAAATCCCAGTTGCCCGATGCGCTGCGTGAAGCCAATCATGCCTATTGCTATGCAGCCAAATTGGGATGGGATGCGGCTGAAGCATTGGCGCCGATGGGCGAGCGCGCCAGCTGTTACGATGATCTCGACACCATGGTGGCACGCATCGTCGCAGATGCACGGCCGGGCGACCAGATTCTGGTGATGAGCAATGGCGGCTTTGGCGGCGTACATGAAAAGCTGCTGAGCGCCTTGAGATCCAGTTCAGTATAA
- a CDS encoding GGDEF domain-containing protein translates to MSMSRTSSMVPADIARIALRRLGELGLPPTPENYARFYNAIAILKTPNDRSEAELQSAYQVLFRVSALLDDVSDTTDSLLEGLERGGVRLHQSLDALGETQRKDSLSELMQSIVNSTTMMSETVLASQRELNELKSAMEHIRHDLAQNRKHMESDPLTGVTNRQGLEHILVREVKRSHRYESPLSVILTDLDDFMALNSQYGQVTGDKYLMHFVALARSALRECDSFVRYGNDEFLLVLPETDLNGAKYLLERLRMIMLKTPFIVQQLKIEVHFCASYAQLGNNEMSSPLLKRLDDTLNQAKRIGRDASMAAEREAAMHTPLHT, encoded by the coding sequence ATGAGTATGTCACGCACCTCGTCGATGGTTCCGGCGGATATCGCCCGCATCGCATTGCGACGCCTGGGCGAACTGGGCCTGCCCCCTACGCCGGAAAATTATGCGCGATTCTACAACGCCATTGCCATCCTGAAGACACCGAATGATCGCAGCGAAGCAGAATTGCAGAGTGCGTATCAGGTGTTGTTCCGCGTCTCGGCTTTGCTGGATGATGTGTCCGATACAACAGACAGCCTGCTGGAAGGGCTGGAACGCGGCGGCGTTCGCCTGCATCAATCGCTGGATGCCTTGGGTGAAACACAGCGCAAGGACAGCCTGAGCGAGTTGATGCAGTCCATCGTGAACTCCACCACGATGATGAGCGAGACGGTACTCGCCTCGCAAAGGGAACTCAATGAACTCAAATCGGCGATGGAACATATTCGTCACGATCTGGCACAGAATCGCAAGCATATGGAAAGTGACCCGCTCACCGGTGTCACCAACAGGCAGGGGCTGGAACACATTCTGGTGCGCGAGGTAAAGCGGTCGCACCGCTATGAAAGTCCGCTCAGCGTCATCCTGACAGATCTGGACGACTTCATGGCACTCAATAGCCAGTACGGTCAGGTAACGGGTGATAAATACCTGATGCATTTTGTGGCGCTTGCGCGTTCAGCCCTGCGCGAATGCGACAGCTTCGTGCGTTATGGAAATGACGAGTTCCTGCTGGTGCTACCGGAAACCGATTTGAATGGTGCCAAATATCTGCTGGAACGCCTGCGCATGATTATGCTGAAGACGCCCTTCATCGTGCAGCAGCTCAAGATCGAGGTGCATTTCTGCGCCAGCTACGCACAACTTGGCAACAATGAGATGTCCAGTCCCTTACTCAAACGACTCGATGATACGTTGAACCAGGCCAAACGCATCGGGCGTGATGCCTCGATGGCGGCGGAACGGGAAGCTGCGATGCACACGCCACTCCACACCTGA
- a CDS encoding YceI family protein yields MKARSLIAALITGASLAAFAAPEKFEFDATHTYPHFEINHLGFSVMRGMFTDTTGTLTLDRAAKTGQVEATISTKSINTGMDKRDEHLRSKDFFNVEQFPTMTFKSEKFAFKKGEPVAAEGTLTLLGETKPVKLMIKPSKCAVRMVDQKFVCGADVSTTIKRSDWGLKAYVPYVGDDVKISIEVEAVKL; encoded by the coding sequence ATGAAAGCCCGTAGCCTGATTGCAGCCCTGATCACTGGTGCATCCCTTGCCGCGTTTGCCGCACCGGAAAAATTTGAATTCGACGCAACGCACACCTATCCGCATTTCGAGATCAACCATCTGGGTTTCTCGGTGATGCGTGGTATGTTTACCGATACCACCGGTACCCTGACGCTGGACCGTGCCGCCAAGACCGGTCAGGTGGAAGCCACCATCTCCACCAAGTCCATCAACACCGGCATGGACAAGCGAGATGAGCATCTGCGCAGCAAGGATTTCTTCAATGTCGAACAATTTCCGACCATGACCTTCAAGTCGGAAAAGTTTGCATTCAAGAAAGGTGAGCCAGTTGCTGCAGAAGGTACCCTGACCCTGCTGGGCGAGACCAAGCCGGTCAAGCTGATGATCAAGCCGTCCAAGTGTGCTGTGCGCATGGTTGATCAGAAGTTCGTGTGTGGTGCCGATGTCAGCACCACCATCAAGCGCAGCGACTGGGGTCTGAAGGCTTATGTGCCGTACGTCGGCGACGATGTGAAGATCAGCATCGAAGTCGAAGCCGTAAAACTGTAA
- a CDS encoding YceI family protein, translated as MFATRTIFTRSAMAAVIAASTLTVGYARPVDAKKSEVAFVFTQMNVPVTGRFKAFVADAEFAPAHPEQGKVSVSIDLLGTDAGSPDANESLKTDAWFASKRFPRATFTASGFKAIAGGKFEATGTLSLKGRTAQVTIPFSSRTDAAGQWLEGAFPLQRLSWKIGEGEWADVGTVADAVQVKFRLLVPGVK; from the coding sequence ATGTTTGCAACCCGTACGATTTTTACCCGCAGCGCAATGGCTGCGGTGATTGCAGCAAGCACCCTGACGGTAGGATACGCCCGTCCCGTAGATGCAAAGAAGTCCGAAGTTGCCTTTGTATTTACGCAGATGAACGTGCCGGTAACCGGTCGCTTTAAAGCATTTGTAGCCGATGCGGAGTTTGCGCCGGCTCACCCGGAACAGGGCAAAGTGAGCGTCAGTATTGATTTGCTGGGCACCGATGCGGGCAGTCCGGATGCCAATGAGTCCTTGAAAACCGATGCATGGTTCGCCAGCAAGCGTTTCCCCAGGGCGACGTTTACGGCCAGCGGATTCAAGGCGATTGCGGGTGGCAAATTCGAAGCTACTGGCACGCTGTCCCTGAAAGGCCGTACCGCACAGGTGACTATTCCATTTTCGTCCCGAACCGATGCTGCCGGACAGTGGCTCGAAGGCGCCTTTCCCTTGCAGCGTCTGAGCTGGAAGATTGGCGAAGGTGAATGGGCCGATGTTGGCACTGTCGCCGATGCCGTGCAGGTGAAGTTCCGCCTGCTGGTGCCGGGCGTAAAGTAA
- a CDS encoding cytochrome b, producing the protein MAMNAPVQRYTLPARALHGLTVMAMLTVFALALGMDGMPLSPRKLHLINYHKWAGVTVLALAILRVVWRIYRRPPPLPAETPRHEVGIAHATHALLYLLMFSVPLLGWAYSSAKGFPVVWFGVLPLPALLAPNPELAETLKWIHERMAWGLGGLIVLHVAAALKHRFIDRDTIMQRMI; encoded by the coding sequence ATGGCGATGAACGCACCTGTACAACGATATACGCTGCCTGCCCGTGCACTGCATGGTCTGACAGTCATGGCAATGCTGACCGTATTCGCGCTGGCATTAGGTATGGATGGCATGCCGCTCAGTCCACGCAAGCTGCACCTGATCAATTATCACAAATGGGCAGGTGTCACCGTGCTGGCGCTGGCCATACTGCGGGTGGTGTGGCGTATCTATCGTCGTCCGCCGCCGCTGCCTGCCGAGACGCCGCGTCATGAAGTCGGGATTGCCCATGCGACCCATGCACTCCTATATCTGCTGATGTTTTCGGTGCCGTTGCTGGGCTGGGCTTACTCAAGTGCCAAGGGATTTCCGGTGGTGTGGTTTGGTGTACTGCCGCTGCCTGCCTTGCTGGCGCCCAACCCCGAGCTTGCCGAGACATTGAAATGGATTCATGAACGAATGGCGTGGGGCTTGGGCGGACTCATTGTCCTGCATGTCGCAGCCGCGCTGAAACATCGCTTCATTGATCGTGACACCATCATGCAAAGGATGATCTGA
- a CDS encoding molecular chaperone HscC: MIIGIDLGTTNSLAAVWKDAQAVMIPNALGHHLTPSVVGLDDQGNVLVGLAARERLITHPHLTTAVFKRYMGSDRVTQLGTQHFRPEELSALVLKSIKEDAERFLGETVTEAVITVPAYFSDAQRKATKIAGQLAGLKVERLVNEPTAAALAYGLHQKQPESRFLVFDLGGGTFDISILELFDGVMEVRASAGDNFLGGEDFSELLIDHFIDHAGAKVGLHDKAETPELYQSLRKAAEQAKRTLTSNDTVTMSVRRGDAILTQDISDFEWQRKAEPLLKRLREPIERALRDARLKAIDLDEVVLAGGATRMPIVRKLVAKMFGRMPAMNINPDEVVAKGAAVMAGMKARDESLDEIVMTDVCPYTLGIEVSEQLAPERFEPGYFLPIIERNSVVPISREQVVNTIHDQQRALNIRIFQGESRLVKDNVFLGELIIPVPPRPATEVSVAVRFTYDVSGLLEAEMTVEDTGAKHRLVIEDNPGVLTQAEIDTRLKALERLKIHPREHLPNAALLNRADRMFQQTLGEQRQWISHESARFIAAIEAQNETEVESARLAFKQFLDDIEGESWL, from the coding sequence ATGATCATCGGCATCGATCTTGGCACTACCAATAGCCTAGCAGCAGTCTGGAAAGACGCTCAGGCCGTGATGATTCCCAATGCACTGGGACATCACCTCACGCCGTCCGTTGTTGGACTGGACGATCAAGGCAATGTGCTGGTCGGACTTGCCGCACGCGAACGCCTGATCACCCACCCGCATCTCACGACCGCAGTATTCAAGCGCTATATGGGCTCGGATCGGGTGACGCAACTGGGCACCCAGCATTTCCGTCCCGAAGAACTGTCTGCACTGGTGCTGAAATCGATCAAGGAAGATGCCGAACGTTTTCTCGGCGAGACCGTGACCGAGGCCGTGATTACGGTTCCGGCCTATTTCTCCGATGCGCAGCGCAAAGCCACCAAGATTGCCGGACAACTGGCAGGGCTCAAGGTCGAACGACTGGTGAATGAACCCACCGCTGCGGCGCTGGCCTACGGGCTACACCAGAAGCAGCCGGAAAGCCGTTTTCTGGTATTCGATCTCGGTGGCGGTACGTTCGATATCTCCATCCTCGAACTCTTCGATGGCGTGATGGAAGTCCGTGCCAGTGCAGGTGACAATTTTCTGGGCGGCGAAGATTTCAGTGAACTGCTGATCGACCATTTCATCGATCATGCTGGCGCCAAAGTCGGCCTGCACGACAAAGCCGAAACGCCCGAGCTCTACCAATCTCTGCGTAAGGCGGCCGAACAGGCCAAGCGTACCCTGACCAGTAACGATACGGTCACCATGAGCGTGCGCCGTGGCGATGCGATCCTGACGCAGGATATTTCCGATTTCGAATGGCAGCGTAAGGCGGAGCCCTTGCTCAAGCGCCTGCGCGAACCCATCGAACGCGCGCTGCGTGACGCCCGCCTGAAAGCCATCGACCTCGATGAAGTTGTGCTCGCAGGCGGCGCAACCCGCATGCCGATCGTGCGCAAGCTGGTGGCCAAGATGTTCGGTCGCATGCCCGCCATGAATATCAATCCGGACGAAGTCGTTGCCAAGGGCGCCGCCGTCATGGCAGGCATGAAGGCGCGTGACGAGTCGCTCGACGAAATCGTCATGACCGACGTCTGCCCCTATACCCTCGGGATCGAAGTATCAGAGCAACTTGCACCGGAACGATTCGAACCGGGCTATTTCCTGCCGATTATCGAACGCAACTCGGTCGTGCCCATTTCCCGTGAGCAGGTGGTCAATACCATCCACGATCAGCAACGTGCGCTCAACATCCGTATCTTTCAGGGCGAAAGCCGTCTGGTGAAGGATAATGTCTTCCTCGGCGAACTGATCATTCCGGTGCCGCCACGTCCAGCTACCGAAGTGAGCGTGGCAGTGCGTTTTACCTATGATGTGAGCGGATTGCTGGAAGCCGAAATGACGGTGGAAGATACTGGCGCCAAGCATCGACTGGTGATTGAAGACAATCCGGGCGTCCTGACCCAGGCCGAAATCGACACTCGCCTGAAGGCGCTGGAACGCCTCAAAATCCATCCGCGCGAGCATTTGCCTAACGCCGCCCTGCTGAATCGTGCCGACCGCATGTTCCAGCAGACGCTGGGCGAGCAGCGCCAGTGGATTTCTCATGAATCGGCTCGATTCATTGCTGCCATCGAGGCGCAAAATGAGACCGAGGTCGAATCTGCGCGGCTGGCCTTCAAGCAATTCCTCGACGATATCGAGGGCGAGAGCTGGCTGTGA
- a CDS encoding Stp1/IreP family PP2C-type Ser/Thr phosphatase, with amino-acid sequence MTAQLSDALEMVALSDTGLLRSHNEDAIVIDRDHGIALLADGMGGYQAGEVASHIAVSMVSEGLRSSLGVIPAHVRELGTGRPHIHRLLLNEINRANLAIFETAQSQPQCHGMGTTLVSAVFYDNRVAIAHAGDSRMYRLRNGEFTAITRDHSLLQEQLDAGMITPEQARLAEHRNLVTRAVGVDPAMEAELNDFAVLPGDLYLMCSDGLNDMVDDTRIHLTLGLLASNLQQAADELIQMANQAGGRDNVSIILIKVVRDFSATKGFWSRLFSWL; translated from the coding sequence ATGACAGCCCAGTTGTCCGACGCCCTTGAAATGGTCGCTCTAAGCGACACCGGCCTGCTTCGCAGCCATAACGAGGACGCGATCGTCATTGATCGCGACCACGGTATCGCGCTGCTTGCAGACGGCATGGGCGGCTATCAGGCCGGCGAGGTGGCTAGCCATATAGCAGTCTCCATGGTGAGCGAAGGACTCCGATCCTCGCTCGGCGTCATTCCTGCGCACGTGCGTGAACTGGGCACTGGACGACCTCATATTCATCGCCTGCTGCTGAATGAAATCAATCGCGCCAATTTGGCGATTTTTGAAACCGCACAGAGCCAACCGCAGTGTCACGGCATGGGCACGACGCTCGTGTCAGCCGTGTTCTACGACAACCGGGTTGCAATCGCCCACGCGGGCGACTCAAGAATGTATCGTTTACGCAACGGAGAATTCACCGCGATCACCCGTGATCACTCCCTGTTACAAGAGCAATTGGATGCCGGGATGATTACGCCGGAACAGGCACGGCTGGCCGAACATCGCAATCTGGTGACACGTGCAGTCGGGGTAGATCCGGCCATGGAAGCAGAACTCAATGATTTCGCAGTGTTGCCCGGTGATCTATACCTGATGTGTTCAGATGGGCTGAACGATATGGTCGATGACACCCGAATTCATCTGACCCTCGGGTTGCTGGCAAGCAATTTGCAACAAGCAGCTGATGAATTGATTCAAATGGCAAATCAGGCGGGCGGCAGGGATAATGTCTCCATCATCCTGATTAAGGTCGTTCGCGACTTTTCTGCCACTAAGGGATTCTGGTCGAGGTTATTTAGCTGGCTGTAG
- a CDS encoding FHA domain-containing protein produces MAKLILSLDGAVIRELPLSETRVRIGRKPTNELQIDHLTVSGEHARIVQDQGVTLIEDLHSTNGTLVNGELIERYALKHQDVIEIGKYQLLYEAENLGAPQPSAGTSDESNSAQSPTTGRSGIITILSGSNAGRVLELSKNVTSIGKPGTQVAIITRRPAGYFLTHVEGPRHPFVNGEEIGIRAHELHEGDIIELVGVKMGFSIA; encoded by the coding sequence ATGGCAAAGCTGATTCTCTCCCTCGACGGCGCAGTCATACGCGAACTGCCGCTGAGCGAAACGCGCGTCCGTATCGGCCGCAAACCCACCAACGAACTGCAGATCGACCACCTGACCGTATCGGGCGAACATGCGCGCATCGTTCAAGATCAAGGTGTTACGCTGATCGAGGACTTACATAGCACCAATGGCACCCTGGTGAATGGCGAGTTGATCGAACGCTATGCTCTCAAGCATCAGGATGTCATCGAGATTGGCAAATACCAGCTGCTCTACGAAGCAGAAAACCTTGGTGCTCCGCAGCCATCGGCGGGTACCAGCGATGAATCAAATAGTGCGCAAAGCCCCACCACAGGCCGATCCGGCATCATCACCATCCTGTCGGGATCGAACGCAGGCCGGGTACTGGAACTGAGCAAAAACGTCACCTCGATCGGCAAACCCGGCACACAAGTCGCCATCATTACCCGCCGACCGGCCGGTTACTTCCTGACCCACGTAGAAGGCCCACGCCATCCATTCGTGAACGGGGAAGAAATCGGCATTCGTGCCCACGAACTGCATGAAGGCGACATCATCGAACTGGTGGGCGTGAAGATGGGTTTCTCGATCGCCTAG